The following coding sequences lie in one Metopolophium dirhodum isolate CAU chromosome 5, ASM1992520v1, whole genome shotgun sequence genomic window:
- the LOC132944933 gene encoding polyadenylate-binding protein-interacting protein 2B, which translates to MKVPKEESKEQNNDNTLNDDDNLSNPYDTESNSDSIDPPTRDGDFSEYMWMENQEEFDLQVMKELEEKELMKECLEAMLDDEQHNSKQNGSANGDAQMNGSSSSTSMITHRLDHLSLNTSCNNGDQPRQSTSTLNPDAAEFVPLATRSLTNAPVVVASPS; encoded by the exons atgaaGGTCCCCAAGGAAGAATCCAAAGaacaaaataatgacaatacattaaatgatgatgataatttGAGTAATCCATATGATACAGAATCAAATTCCGATTCAATTGATCCTCCAACAAGGGATGGAGATTTTTCTGAATATATGTGGATGGAAAATCAAGAAGAGTTTGActtacag gttATGAAAGAATTAGAAGAAAAAGAATTGATGAAAGAATGTCTTGAGGCTATGTTAGATGATGAACAACACAATAGCAAACAGAATGGTTCAGCAAATGGTGATGCTCAAAT gaatGGTTCAAGTAGCTCTACCTCAATGATTACCCATAGACTTGATCATTTGAGCTTAAATACATCTTGCAATAATGGTGATCAGCCAAGGCAATCTACA AGTACTCTAAATCCAGATGCAGCTGAATTTGTACCATTAGCAACCCGGTCTTTGACTAATGCGCCTGTGGTAGTAGCAAGTCCTTCATAA